One genomic segment of Eikenella corrodens includes these proteins:
- the rlmB gene encoding 23S rRNA (guanosine(2251)-2'-O)-methyltransferase RlmB, translating to MSNRRLIYGFHAVNARLWQNPKSLTELYALSGRHDTRMQQALEKAAQENIPVHFVEAARLDNLCRHARHQGIAGFIDASHNHVHLDDVLDNLTEPPLLLILDGITDPHNLGACLRVADAMGVHAVIAPKNRSVGLNATVSKVACGAAETVPYIAVTNLARTLRELKERDIWIVGTDMGGEADLFHYDIPAAVAWVMGNEGEGMRRLTREHCDALVSIPMLGTVESLNVSVSTGMVLAETRRQRALKAG from the coding sequence ATGTCCAACCGCCGCCTGATCTACGGCTTCCACGCAGTCAACGCCCGCCTATGGCAAAACCCCAAAAGCCTCACCGAGCTCTACGCCCTATCCGGCCGCCACGATACCCGTATGCAGCAGGCCTTAGAAAAAGCCGCGCAGGAAAATATTCCCGTCCACTTCGTGGAAGCCGCCCGCCTCGATAATCTGTGCCGCCACGCGCGCCACCAAGGTATCGCCGGCTTTATCGACGCTTCGCACAACCACGTCCACCTCGACGACGTGCTCGACAACCTTACTGAGCCGCCGCTGCTGCTCATCCTAGACGGCATCACCGACCCGCACAACCTCGGCGCCTGCCTGCGCGTGGCCGACGCCATGGGTGTGCACGCCGTAATTGCGCCGAAAAACCGCAGTGTCGGCTTGAATGCCACCGTTAGCAAAGTGGCCTGCGGCGCCGCCGAAACCGTGCCCTACATCGCCGTTACCAACCTCGCCCGCACCCTGCGCGAGCTCAAAGAGCGCGACATCTGGATAGTGGGCACCGACATGGGCGGCGAAGCTGACTTGTTCCACTACGACATCCCCGCCGCCGTGGCCTGGGTGATGGGCAACGAAGGCGAAGGCATGCGCCGCCTCACCCGCGAACACTGCGACGCACTGGTGTCTATCCCCATGCTCGGCACAGTGGAAAGCCTGAACGTTTCTGTGAGTACCGGCATGGTGCTGGCCGAAACCCGCCGCCAGCGCGCGCTGAAGGCCGGTTGA
- the prmB gene encoding 50S ribosomal protein L3 N(5)-glutamine methyltransferase — protein MFAQARQHLRTPRDLLRFCTSRFNQARLSFGHGSDNAHDEAAYLILHTLVLPLDTLEPYLDAALLPEEIDAVLSLAERRVNERLPMPYLTRQAWQGDFEFYVDERVLIPRSFIYEQLGEPIAPWTGDSHSIHRVLDLCTGSGCLAIQAACHYPEAQVDAADLSPEALEVAAINVANYGLEERVRLIQSDLFANLSGTYDLIISNPPYVNAESVAALPAEYLHEPEMALGSGEDGLDATRQILQHAPRFLNPRGVLLVEIGHNREALEAALPQLPFFWPEQSDGGSSVFLLTREQLLGEE, from the coding sequence ATGTTTGCCCAAGCCCGCCAACACCTCCGCACCCCGCGCGACCTCCTGCGCTTTTGCACCAGCCGCTTCAACCAAGCCCGCCTCAGTTTCGGCCACGGCAGCGATAACGCCCACGATGAAGCCGCCTATCTCATCCTCCACACCCTCGTCCTCCCGCTCGACACCCTCGAGCCCTATCTCGATGCCGCGCTCCTGCCCGAAGAAATCGACGCCGTGCTCAGCCTGGCCGAACGCCGCGTCAACGAACGCCTCCCCATGCCCTACCTCACCCGTCAAGCCTGGCAGGGCGACTTCGAATTTTATGTAGACGAACGCGTGCTTATCCCCCGCTCCTTCATCTACGAACAACTCGGCGAGCCCATCGCCCCGTGGACAGGCGACAGCCACTCTATCCACCGCGTGCTCGACCTCTGCACCGGCAGCGGCTGCCTCGCCATCCAAGCCGCCTGCCACTACCCCGAAGCCCAAGTCGACGCCGCCGACCTCAGCCCCGAAGCCTTGGAAGTGGCCGCTATCAACGTGGCCAACTACGGCCTAGAAGAGCGCGTCCGCCTGATTCAAAGCGACCTCTTCGCCAACCTTTCCGGCACTTACGACCTCATCATCTCTAACCCACCCTACGTAAACGCCGAAAGCGTCGCCGCCCTGCCCGCCGAATATCTGCACGAACCCGAAATGGCACTCGGCAGCGGCGAAGACGGCCTCGACGCCACCCGCCAAATCCTCCAACACGCCCCCCGCTTCCTCAATCCACGCGGCGTATTGCTGGTGGAAATCGGCCACAACCGCGAAGCCCTCGAAGCCGCCTTACCCCAGCTCCCCTTCTTCTGGCCCGAACAAAGCGACGGCGGCAGCAGCGTTTTCCTGCTCACCCGCGAGCAATTATTGGGCGAAGAGTAG
- the efeU gene encoding iron uptake transporter permease EfeU translates to MLIAFLIMLREGIEAALIVGIVAGFLKQGGYRHMMPKVWLGVVLAAAMCLFAGWFIYKKTGEIPQKQQEFVVGVIGLVAVAMLTYMVLWMQKAAKSIKQHLQQSVSDALNRGNGHGWALVGMAFLAVAREGMESVFFLLAVFNQSPTAAMPLGAVLGLAASAVVGWLIYQGGVRINLARFFRWTGVFLIFVAAGLTSGAFRALHEAGVWNVWQVNPFDWSSHTPLDWSHVLHEDSPLGVLLGGFFGYTDHPVLSDFILYFAYLIPVLFLFLRGSKPVAAPSQTS, encoded by the coding sequence ATGCTGATTGCTTTTTTGATTATGCTGCGCGAGGGCATCGAAGCGGCTTTGATTGTGGGCATTGTGGCCGGCTTTTTGAAGCAGGGCGGCTATCGGCATATGATGCCGAAAGTGTGGCTCGGCGTAGTGCTGGCAGCGGCAATGTGCCTGTTTGCTGGTTGGTTTATTTATAAAAAAACAGGCGAAATTCCGCAGAAGCAGCAAGAGTTTGTGGTGGGCGTGATCGGCTTGGTGGCCGTGGCGATGCTCACTTATATGGTGCTGTGGATGCAGAAGGCGGCCAAGTCGATAAAGCAGCATTTGCAGCAGTCGGTGAGCGATGCGCTCAACCGCGGCAACGGGCATGGCTGGGCGCTGGTGGGCATGGCCTTTTTGGCGGTGGCGCGCGAAGGCATGGAGAGCGTGTTTTTCCTGCTGGCGGTGTTCAACCAAAGCCCCACGGCGGCCATGCCGCTGGGTGCAGTGCTCGGGCTGGCCGCTTCGGCTGTGGTGGGCTGGCTGATTTATCAGGGTGGGGTGCGCATCAACCTGGCGCGTTTTTTCCGCTGGACGGGCGTTTTCCTGATTTTTGTGGCCGCCGGCCTCACTTCCGGCGCGTTCCGCGCACTGCATGAGGCGGGCGTATGGAATGTGTGGCAGGTGAATCCGTTTGATTGGTCTTCGCACACGCCGCTGGATTGGTCGCACGTTTTGCATGAAGACAGCCCGCTGGGCGTGCTGCTCGGCGGTTTCTTCGGCTATACCGACCACCCGGTGTTGTCTGATTTTATTCTTTATTTCGCTTATCTGATTCCCGTGTTGTTTTTGTTTTTGCGCGGCAGCAAGCCGGTTGCCGCACCTTCCCAAACCAGCTAG
- the efeO gene encoding iron uptake system protein EfeO, giving the protein MKKLNITALAVLAAFGLAACQPPAAEQPAAPASGASSASAASGAAATANADGSFNIAVNDHACDPMELTVPSGQVVFNIKNNSTRKLEWEILKGVMVVDERENIAPSLSDKMTVTLLPGEYEMTCGLLNNPRGKLVVTDSGFKEAAGEANMEKLAKPLADYKVYVQNEAAQLVTKTTAFVEAVKAGRTEDAKAMFADVRTHYERIEPIAELFNELDPAIDSRADDFKLGEKDEGFGGFHRIEHSLWALNTTKGMEPVADKLLADVQKLKQEIDILTFPPSKVVGGAATLIEEVAGSKITGEEDRYSRTDLSDFQANVEGAQKIIELFRPMIAEKDQALLDKTDANFKQVTDILAKYRTEKGFQPYDKLSETDRKNLQAPINALAEDLAKLRGILGLN; this is encoded by the coding sequence ATGAAGAAACTGAATATTACCGCCTTGGCCGTATTGGCCGCTTTCGGCTTGGCAGCCTGCCAGCCGCCGGCCGCCGAACAGCCCGCCGCACCCGCTTCCGGTGCTTCCAGTGCTTCTGCCGCTTCCGGCGCAGCCGCCACTGCCAATGCCGACGGCAGCTTCAATATTGCGGTAAACGACCACGCCTGCGACCCGATGGAGCTCACCGTGCCCAGCGGCCAGGTGGTGTTCAACATCAAAAACAACAGCACCCGCAAGCTGGAGTGGGAAATCCTCAAGGGCGTGATGGTGGTGGACGAGCGTGAAAACATCGCCCCCAGTCTGAGCGACAAAATGACCGTTACCCTGCTGCCGGGCGAATACGAAATGACCTGCGGCCTGTTGAACAACCCGCGCGGCAAACTGGTGGTAACCGACAGCGGCTTCAAAGAAGCGGCCGGTGAAGCCAATATGGAAAAACTGGCCAAACCTTTGGCCGACTATAAAGTTTACGTGCAAAACGAAGCCGCCCAGCTGGTGACCAAAACCACGGCTTTCGTAGAAGCCGTGAAGGCCGGCCGCACCGAAGATGCCAAAGCCATGTTTGCCGACGTGCGTACCCACTACGAGCGCATCGAGCCGATTGCCGAGCTGTTTAACGAGCTCGACCCCGCCATCGACTCCCGCGCCGACGACTTCAAGCTCGGCGAGAAAGACGAAGGCTTCGGCGGCTTCCACCGCATCGAACATTCTTTGTGGGCACTCAATACCACCAAGGGCATGGAGCCCGTTGCCGACAAACTCCTGGCCGACGTGCAGAAGCTGAAACAGGAAATCGACATCCTCACCTTCCCGCCGAGCAAAGTGGTGGGCGGCGCCGCCACGCTGATTGAAGAAGTGGCAGGCAGCAAGATTACCGGTGAGGAAGACCGCTACAGCCGCACCGACCTGAGCGACTTCCAAGCCAACGTAGAGGGTGCGCAGAAAATCATCGAGCTGTTCCGCCCGATGATTGCCGAGAAAGACCAAGCCCTGTTGGATAAAACCGATGCCAACTTCAAACAGGTAACCGACATCCTCGCCAAATACCGCACCGAGAAAGGCTTCCAGCCCTACGACAAACTCAGCGAAACCGACCGTAAAAACCTGCAGGCACCGATTAACGCCTTGGCCGAAGATTTGGCTAAATTGCGCGGTATTCTCGGTTTGAACTAA
- the ubiE gene encoding bifunctional demethylmenaquinone methyltransferase/2-methoxy-6-polyprenyl-1,4-benzoquinol methylase UbiE has product MTDKQTHFGYRTVNESEKAAKVAEVFHSVAKKYDIMNDVMSGGLHRVWKHFTLTTARVPKGGKVLDIAGGTGDLSRGWAKRVGKDGEVWLTDINSSMLSVGRDRLLNEGLLLPVAVCDAEKLPFPDNYFDLVSVSFGLRNMTHKDAALKEMHRVLKPGGTLLVLEFSKVAKPLAPAYDLYSFKLLPLMGKLIAKDADSYQYLAESIRMHPDQETLKQMMLDAGFNSVDYHNMSAGIVALHKGVKF; this is encoded by the coding sequence ATGACCGACAAGCAAACCCATTTCGGTTACCGCACCGTAAACGAAAGCGAAAAAGCCGCCAAAGTGGCCGAAGTATTCCACTCCGTCGCCAAAAAATACGACATCATGAACGACGTGATGTCCGGCGGCCTGCACCGCGTGTGGAAACACTTCACCCTCACCACCGCCCGCGTGCCCAAAGGCGGTAAAGTACTCGACATTGCCGGCGGCACAGGCGACCTCTCGCGCGGTTGGGCCAAACGTGTGGGCAAAGACGGCGAAGTCTGGCTCACCGACATCAACTCCTCCATGCTCAGCGTGGGCCGCGACCGCCTGCTCAACGAAGGCCTGCTCCTGCCCGTGGCAGTATGCGATGCCGAAAAACTGCCCTTCCCGGATAACTATTTCGATCTCGTTTCCGTATCCTTCGGCCTGCGCAACATGACGCATAAAGACGCTGCCCTCAAAGAAATGCACCGCGTGCTCAAGCCCGGCGGCACACTCTTGGTGCTGGAGTTTTCCAAAGTAGCCAAGCCGCTTGCTCCGGCCTACGACCTCTATTCCTTCAAGCTCCTGCCGCTGATGGGCAAACTCATCGCCAAAGATGCCGACAGCTATCAATACCTGGCCGAATCCATCCGCATGCATCCCGACCAGGAAACCCTCAAGCAAATGATGCTCGACGCCGGCTTCAACAGCGTGGACTACCACAACATGAGTGCCGGCATAGTGGCTCTGCACAAAGGTGTGAAATTCTGA
- the thiE gene encoding thiamine phosphate synthase, with the protein MQPFPPVVRPLKFYAVVPDADWVARMVEAGADTVQLRSKHLTGEALRREIRRVIAATRDSHSQLFINDHWQLALEEGAYGVHLGQEDMDSADFAALARAGIRLGLSTHDEAEMARALAVQPSYVACGAVFATNTKAMPTEPQGLDKLRRYVQQAGNTPTVAIGGITLENAPAVLATGVSSLAVVSAVTHAPDPAAAVRAFQKLWPE; encoded by the coding sequence ATGCAACCCTTTCCCCCTGTCGTCCGCCCCCTCAAATTCTACGCCGTAGTGCCCGATGCCGATTGGGTGGCGCGCATGGTCGAGGCCGGCGCAGACACCGTGCAACTGCGCAGCAAACACCTCACCGGCGAAGCCCTGCGCCGGGAAATCCGCCGTGTCATCGCCGCCACCCGCGATTCACACAGCCAACTTTTTATCAACGACCACTGGCAGCTCGCCCTCGAAGAAGGCGCCTACGGCGTGCACCTCGGCCAAGAAGACATGGACAGTGCCGACTTCGCCGCCCTCGCCCGCGCCGGCATCCGCTTGGGGCTGAGCACACACGACGAAGCCGAAATGGCCCGCGCCTTGGCCGTTCAGCCCAGCTACGTGGCCTGCGGCGCCGTATTTGCCACCAACACCAAAGCCATGCCCACCGAACCGCAGGGACTGGACAAACTGCGCCGCTACGTGCAGCAGGCCGGCAATACCCCCACTGTGGCCATCGGCGGCATTACGCTGGAAAACGCGCCCGCCGTGCTCGCCACCGGCGTGTCCTCGCTGGCTGTGGTCAGCGCCGTCACCCACGCCCCCGACCCTGCCGCCGCCGTGCGCGCCTTCCAAAAATTGTGGCCGGAATAA
- the rnr gene encoding ribonuclease R: protein MKKKTSLRLQDPYLQRETQRYEHPLPSREWITEMLEDRGVPLKTESLAILLDIAEHEMPFFERRLTAMVRDGQILINRRGMVCAAEKLALVKCRVEAHKDGFGFAVPLTPDGQGDFVLPARQMRGLMHGDTVTVRPAGTDRRGRREGQVLDVIERAQKTVVGRLMIERGIAMLSPEDSRLPDSILLEPDSVGKAKPGQVVVAQIDAYPDAHRPAVASVVEVLGNYADSGMEIEIAVRQHHLPHQFSTACEKAAAKIPSAVRKTDLKDRENLRDLPLVTIDGESSRDFDDAVYAEKQGRNFRLVVAIADVSHYVKPKDAIDADALDRATSVYFPRRVIPMLPESLSNGICSLNPDVDRLCMVCDMVFTYAGNLKSYRFYPAVMRSHARLTYTQVWDWIQNGSDNPLKPHIDTLYKLYQILLKKRHQRGAMEFETTETEMIFDKQGKIKRIVPVVRNEAHRLIEECMLAANVCAAEFLLKHQHPALFRNHSGPTPEKLATLREQLGLLGLTLGGGDKPTPLDYAALFAQTAERPDRELIQVMLLRSMQQAMYEPDNSGHFGLAYPAYTHFTSPIRRYPDLLVHRAIKAVLSGSRYNPAENWSALGIHSSQCERRADEASRDVENWLKTYYMQDKVGEIFSGTVSGMAGFGLFVTLDDIHIEGLVHISELGEDYFNYRAETMSIEGERSGLRFSMGDKVVVQVARADLDTRKIDLMLISGGSLPGKGKKPAAKGKTATAKGRTRSQAPAGKPAAKSKAKAPVAPAKKTRSRKSSQPAQAVQPKAKRKPRTRKKSG, encoded by the coding sequence ATGAAGAAGAAAACCTCGCTCCGACTGCAAGACCCTTATCTGCAGCGGGAAACACAACGCTACGAACACCCCCTGCCCAGTCGCGAATGGATTACCGAAATGCTGGAAGACAGGGGCGTGCCGCTGAAAACCGAATCTTTAGCCATCCTGCTCGATATTGCCGAGCACGAAATGCCCTTTTTCGAACGCCGCCTGACTGCGATGGTGCGCGACGGGCAAATCCTCATCAACCGGCGCGGCATGGTGTGCGCTGCCGAAAAACTCGCGCTGGTGAAATGCCGCGTTGAAGCACATAAAGACGGCTTCGGTTTTGCCGTACCGCTCACGCCCGACGGCCAGGGCGACTTCGTGCTGCCTGCCCGCCAGATGCGCGGCCTGATGCATGGCGACACGGTAACCGTGCGCCCGGCCGGCACCGATCGGCGCGGCCGCCGCGAAGGCCAGGTGCTCGATGTGATTGAACGTGCGCAGAAAACCGTAGTCGGGCGGCTCATGATAGAGCGCGGTATTGCCATGCTCTCACCCGAAGACAGCCGCCTGCCCGACAGCATCCTGCTCGAACCCGATTCGGTGGGCAAGGCCAAGCCCGGCCAAGTGGTGGTGGCTCAAATCGATGCCTACCCCGACGCGCACCGCCCCGCCGTGGCCAGCGTGGTGGAAGTGTTGGGCAACTATGCCGACAGCGGCATGGAAATCGAAATTGCCGTGCGCCAGCACCACCTACCCCACCAATTCTCCACCGCCTGCGAAAAAGCCGCTGCGAAAATCCCTTCTGCCGTGCGCAAAACCGACCTCAAAGACCGTGAAAACCTGCGCGACCTACCACTGGTAACGATAGACGGCGAAAGCTCGCGCGATTTCGACGATGCCGTGTATGCCGAAAAACAAGGCCGCAATTTCCGCCTGGTGGTAGCCATTGCCGACGTGAGCCACTATGTGAAGCCCAAAGACGCGATTGATGCCGACGCGCTGGATCGCGCCACCAGCGTGTATTTCCCACGCCGCGTGATTCCCATGCTGCCAGAAAGCCTCTCCAACGGCATTTGCTCGCTCAATCCCGATGTGGATCGGTTGTGCATGGTGTGCGACATGGTGTTCACCTACGCCGGCAATCTTAAATCCTACCGTTTCTACCCCGCCGTGATGCGCTCCCATGCCCGCCTCACCTACACCCAAGTGTGGGACTGGATTCAAAACGGCAGCGACAACCCGCTCAAGCCGCACATCGACACCCTCTACAAACTCTATCAAATCCTGCTCAAAAAACGCCACCAGCGCGGTGCGATGGAGTTTGAAACCACCGAAACCGAGATGATTTTCGACAAACAGGGCAAAATCAAACGCATCGTGCCCGTGGTGCGCAACGAAGCCCACCGCTTGATTGAAGAATGCATGCTCGCCGCCAACGTGTGCGCTGCCGAATTCCTGCTGAAACACCAGCATCCCGCCCTATTCCGCAACCACTCCGGCCCCACTCCGGAAAAGCTCGCTACCCTGCGCGAGCAGCTCGGCCTGCTCGGCCTTACCCTCGGCGGTGGCGACAAACCCACCCCGCTGGATTATGCCGCACTTTTCGCCCAAACTGCCGAGCGCCCCGACCGCGAGCTGATTCAAGTGATGCTCCTGCGCTCCATGCAGCAGGCCATGTACGAGCCGGATAACAGCGGCCACTTCGGCCTTGCCTACCCCGCCTACACCCACTTCACCTCCCCCATCCGCCGCTACCCCGACCTCCTCGTGCACCGTGCCATCAAAGCCGTGCTTTCAGGTAGCCGCTACAACCCCGCCGAAAACTGGAGCGCGCTGGGCATCCACAGCTCGCAATGCGAGCGCCGTGCCGACGAAGCCAGCCGCGACGTGGAAAACTGGCTCAAAACCTACTACATGCAAGACAAAGTGGGCGAAATATTCAGCGGCACCGTCAGCGGCATGGCCGGCTTCGGCCTGTTCGTTACTCTCGACGACATCCACATTGAAGGCCTCGTCCACATCAGCGAACTGGGCGAAGACTACTTCAACTATCGCGCCGAAACCATGAGCATCGAAGGCGAACGCAGCGGCTTGCGTTTCAGCATGGGCGACAAAGTTGTGGTTCAGGTAGCCCGTGCCGACTTGGATACCCGCAAAATCGACCTCATGCTCATCAGCGGCGGCAGCCTGCCCGGCAAAGGCAAAAAACCCGCAGCCAAAGGGAAAACTGCCACAGCAAAAGGCAGAACCCGTAGCCAAGCTCCCGCCGGCAAACCTGCTGCCAAAAGCAAGGCCAAAGCCCCCGTTGCTCCGGCCAAGAAAACCCGCAGCCGCAAAAGCAGCCAGCCAGCTCAGGCCGTCCAGCCCAAAGCCAAACGCAAGCCCCGCACTCGCAAAAAAAGCGGCTAA
- the efeB gene encoding iron uptake transporter deferrochelatase/peroxidase subunit: MSHNEHPQSPSKRNLFKGLAVGAAAAGLAACGLNSSGQGGEGGTAQNGGSNAEHHSDQSFPFYGTHQAGITTPHQQFAIMAAFDVLAKTPKELEHLFRAITARADFLTKGGELQDGDSKLPPQGSGILGKVIKPDGLTITLSVGNSLFDERFGLAPHKPKHLQEMKDFPNDKLQSEWCDGDISIQICAFSPETCQNALRDLIKNTAQFAVIRWSIDGFLPKAEPGALAARNLFGFRDGSGNPDVSKPETADAVVWSGVAENSKDEPAWAKNGSYQAVRLIRHFVEFWDRTPLQEQQTIFGREKYSGAPLGMKNEGDIPNYASDPEGKTMPTDSHMRLANTRDPEFMKRHLLYRRPFDYSRGLSKAGQLDVGLIFICYQANLDDGFIFVQKLLDFEPLEEYISPFGGGYFFTLPGAEKGGYLGQSLLANVLA; encoded by the coding sequence ATGAGTCACAACGAACACCCCCAATCCCCGTCCAAACGCAATCTCTTCAAAGGCCTCGCCGTTGGTGCTGCGGCCGCCGGGCTGGCTGCCTGCGGTTTGAATAGCAGCGGCCAAGGTGGTGAAGGCGGTACAGCACAAAACGGCGGCAGCAACGCCGAGCACCATTCCGATCAGAGCTTCCCCTTCTACGGCACACACCAAGCCGGCATTACCACGCCCCACCAACAATTCGCCATCATGGCCGCCTTCGACGTGCTGGCTAAAACTCCCAAAGAACTCGAACACCTCTTCCGCGCCATCACTGCCCGCGCCGATTTCCTCACCAAAGGCGGCGAATTGCAAGACGGCGATTCCAAACTCCCCCCGCAGGGCAGCGGCATCCTCGGCAAGGTCATCAAACCCGACGGCCTCACCATCACGCTCAGCGTGGGCAACAGCCTGTTTGACGAACGTTTCGGCCTCGCTCCGCACAAGCCCAAGCATCTGCAGGAAATGAAAGACTTCCCCAACGACAAACTGCAGAGCGAATGGTGCGACGGCGACATCAGCATCCAAATCTGCGCCTTCAGCCCCGAAACCTGCCAAAACGCCCTGCGCGACCTGATTAAAAACACCGCTCAATTTGCCGTTATCCGCTGGAGCATCGACGGCTTCCTGCCCAAGGCCGAGCCCGGTGCGCTGGCCGCCCGCAACCTGTTCGGTTTCCGCGACGGATCCGGCAATCCCGATGTATCCAAGCCCGAAACCGCCGATGCTGTAGTGTGGAGCGGCGTGGCTGAAAACAGCAAAGACGAACCGGCCTGGGCCAAAAACGGCAGCTACCAAGCTGTGCGCCTCATCCGCCATTTCGTAGAATTTTGGGATAGAACACCGTTGCAAGAACAGCAAACCATCTTTGGTCGCGAAAAATACAGCGGCGCCCCGCTGGGCATGAAAAATGAAGGCGATATTCCCAACTACGCCTCCGACCCCGAAGGTAAAACCATGCCCACCGACAGCCATATGCGGCTTGCCAATACCCGCGATCCCGAATTCATGAAACGGCATTTGCTCTACCGCCGCCCCTTCGACTATTCGCGCGGCCTCTCCAAAGCCGGCCAGCTCGATGTGGGTCTGATCTTCATTTGCTACCAGGCCAACCTCGATGATGGCTTCATCTTCGTGCAGAAACTGCTCGACTTTGAGCCTTTGGAGGAATACATCAGCCCATTTGGCGGCGGCTACTTCTTCACCCTACCCGGCGCGGAGAAGGGTGGCTACCTCGGACAGAGCCTGTTGGCCAATGTGCTGGCGTGA